The following coding sequences lie in one Dunckerocampus dactyliophorus isolate RoL2022-P2 chromosome 4, RoL_Ddac_1.1, whole genome shotgun sequence genomic window:
- the LOC129180180 gene encoding rho-related BTB domain-containing protein 2-like isoform X1: MESCFVSRPSANPMRHFLALRSHLTDSDMDYERPNVETIKCVVVGDNAVGKTRLICARACNATLTQYQLLATHVPTVWAIDQYRVCQEVLERSRDVVDDVSVSLRLWDTFGDHHKDRRFAYGRSDVVVLCFSIANPNSLYHVKTMWYPEIKHFCPRAPVILVGCQLDLRYADLEAVNRARRPLARPIKSNEILPPERGREVAKELGVPYYETSVVAQFGVKDVFDNAIRAALISRRHLQFWKSHLRNVQRPLLQAPFLPPKPPPPIITVPPPPTTTEEHPVGLLEDPHCADVILVLQERQKIFAHKIYLSTASSKFYDLFIMDTQNEETERPPRGPLSGRELLMRAASFDVCESNDEGDRANLRACTSDGTLKDSQGGRRGRLLSSWSRAFVSIQEELVDDPITYSPRPMTVVHMDQSMQLGPFRAVLRYLYTGQLDENEKELMHIAHIAELLEVFDLRMMVANILNNEAFMNQEITKAFHVRRTNRVKECLAKGTFSDVVFKLDDGTIMAHKPLLISSCDWMAAMFGGPFVESCTKEVLFPNTTRSCMRAVLEYLYTGRFCSRSDLDAMELIVLANRLCLPHLVALTELYTVTVLTEAAMMGADIDGDVLVYLDMAQFHGAQQLTGWCLHHICTNYNSVCRKFPRDMKAKSTENQDYFEKHRWPPVWYLKEDDHFQRARKERDKEDYLYQRRQCKRKWLFWNLPSSPNSNSSSSGSSAVI; this comes from the exons ATGGAGTCGTGCTTTGTGTCTCGTCCCTCCGCTAATCCCATGCGCCACTTCCTTGCGTTACG GTCGCATTTGACAGATTCTGATATGGACTATGAGAGGCCAAACGTTGAAACCATCAAGTGCGTGGTGGTGGGAGACAATGCCGTTGGAAAGACACGCCTTATCTGCGCCAGAGCCTGCAACGCCACACTCACACAGTACCAGCTGCTGGCAACACATGTGCCCACAGTCTGGGCCATCGACCAGTACAGAGTATGCCAGGAG GTTTTGGAACGCTCCAGAGACGTGGTGGATGATGTCAGCGTTTCCCTTCGTCTCTGGGATACCTTTGGAGACCACCACAAGGACAGACGTTTTGCATACGGCAG GTCTGATGTGGTGGTACTGTGCTTTTCAATTGCCAACCCTAACTCGCTATACCACGTGAAGACTATGTGGTACCCTGAGATTAAACACTTCTGCCCCCGTGCGCCTGTCATCCTGGTGGGATGTCAGCTGGACCTACGCTACGCAGACCTGGAGGCAGTGAACAGGGCACGGAGGCCTTTAGCCAG ACCCATTAAATCCAATGAGATACTTCCCCCAGAGAGAGGCAGGGAGGTGGCCAAAGAGTTGGGAGTGCCGTATTACGAAACCAGTGTTGTCGCTCAATTCGGAGTCAAGGACGTCTTTGATAATGCTATCCGAGCTGCGCTTATCTCACGCCGCCACCTGCAGTTTTGGAAATCTCACCTCAGAAATGTACAGCGGCCTCTACTTCAGGCGCCCTTCCTGCCGCCAAAACCCCCGCCGCCCATAATCACTGTGCCGCCTCCCCCGACGACGACAGAGGAGCACCCAGTTGGTCTACTGGAGGACCCACACTGTGCTGATGTCATTCTCGTGCTGCAGGAACGACAGAAGATCTTTGCACACAAAATATACTTATCAACAGCCTCTTCAAAGTTCTATGACCTCTTTATTATGGACACACAAAATGAGGAGACTGAAAGACCTCCTCGTGGTCCTCTTTCGGGCCGAGAGCTGCTGATGCGTGCTGCTAGTTTCGACGTGTGTGAGAGCAACGACGAAGGGGACAGGGCCAACCTGAGAGCCTGCACCAGTGACGGAACTTTGAAAGACTCACAAGGAGGAAGGCGTGGACGCTTGCTTTCCTCGTGGAGTCGAGCTTTTGTCAGCATCCAGGAGGAGCTTGTGGACGATCCAATCACGTACAGTCCCAGGCCCATGACTGTAGTGCACATGGACCAGTCTATGCAGCTGGGACCTTTCCGAGCAGTGCTTCGCTACCTGTACACAGGACAGCTGGATGAGAATGAGAAGGAACTAATGCACATTGCCCATATTGCTGAGCTGTTGGAGGTCTTTGACCTGCGCATGATGGTGGCGAACATACTCAACAATGAAGCCTTCATGAACCAAGAAATCACCAAAGCCTTCCATGTACGCCGTACAAATAGAGTCAAGGAGTGCTTGGCCAAAGGAACCTTTTCTG ATGTAGTTTTTAAGTTAGATGATGGAACGATCATGGCCCACAAGCCTCTACTCATCTCAAGTTGTGACTGGATGGCAGCTATGTTTGGTGGACCCTTTGTTGAGAGTTGCACCAAAGAG GTGCTGTTCCCTAACACCACTCGCAGCTGTATGAGGGCTGTGCTTGAGTATCTCTATACGGGGCGCTTCTGTTCTCGATCTGACCTGGATGCAATGGAGCTTATTGTTCTTGCCAATCGTCTTTGTCTCCCCCACTTGGTTGCACTCACAG AGCTCTACACAGTAACAGTACTTACAGAAGCTGCCATGATGGGGGCTGACATTGATGGAGATGTGCTGGTCTATCTGGACATGGCCCAG TTTCACGGTGCCCAGCAACTAACTGGCTGGTGCCTTCACCACATCTGCACCAACTACAACAGTGTTTGCCGCAAGTTCCCCAGAGACATGAAGGCTAAATCAACAG AGAACCAAGACTATTTTGAGAAACACCGCTGGCCACCGGTATGGTACCTGAAGGAGGACGATCACTTCCAAAGAGCACGAAAAGAGCGTGACAAGGAGGACTATCTGTACCAGAGGCGCCAGTGTAAACGCAAGTGGCTCTTCTGGAACCTTCCGTCATCCCCTAACTCAAACTCGTCGTCTTCTGGTTCATCTGCTGTCATCTGA
- the LOC129180180 gene encoding rho-related BTB domain-containing protein 2-like isoform X2 has translation MDYERPNVETIKCVVVGDNAVGKTRLICARACNATLTQYQLLATHVPTVWAIDQYRVCQEVLERSRDVVDDVSVSLRLWDTFGDHHKDRRFAYGRSDVVVLCFSIANPNSLYHVKTMWYPEIKHFCPRAPVILVGCQLDLRYADLEAVNRARRPLARPIKSNEILPPERGREVAKELGVPYYETSVVAQFGVKDVFDNAIRAALISRRHLQFWKSHLRNVQRPLLQAPFLPPKPPPPIITVPPPPTTTEEHPVGLLEDPHCADVILVLQERQKIFAHKIYLSTASSKFYDLFIMDTQNEETERPPRGPLSGRELLMRAASFDVCESNDEGDRANLRACTSDGTLKDSQGGRRGRLLSSWSRAFVSIQEELVDDPITYSPRPMTVVHMDQSMQLGPFRAVLRYLYTGQLDENEKELMHIAHIAELLEVFDLRMMVANILNNEAFMNQEITKAFHVRRTNRVKECLAKGTFSDVVFKLDDGTIMAHKPLLISSCDWMAAMFGGPFVESCTKEVLFPNTTRSCMRAVLEYLYTGRFCSRSDLDAMELIVLANRLCLPHLVALTELYTVTVLTEAAMMGADIDGDVLVYLDMAQFHGAQQLTGWCLHHICTNYNSVCRKFPRDMKAKSTENQDYFEKHRWPPVWYLKEDDHFQRARKERDKEDYLYQRRQCKRKWLFWNLPSSPNSNSSSSGSSAVI, from the exons ATGGACTATGAGAGGCCAAACGTTGAAACCATCAAGTGCGTGGTGGTGGGAGACAATGCCGTTGGAAAGACACGCCTTATCTGCGCCAGAGCCTGCAACGCCACACTCACACAGTACCAGCTGCTGGCAACACATGTGCCCACAGTCTGGGCCATCGACCAGTACAGAGTATGCCAGGAG GTTTTGGAACGCTCCAGAGACGTGGTGGATGATGTCAGCGTTTCCCTTCGTCTCTGGGATACCTTTGGAGACCACCACAAGGACAGACGTTTTGCATACGGCAG GTCTGATGTGGTGGTACTGTGCTTTTCAATTGCCAACCCTAACTCGCTATACCACGTGAAGACTATGTGGTACCCTGAGATTAAACACTTCTGCCCCCGTGCGCCTGTCATCCTGGTGGGATGTCAGCTGGACCTACGCTACGCAGACCTGGAGGCAGTGAACAGGGCACGGAGGCCTTTAGCCAG ACCCATTAAATCCAATGAGATACTTCCCCCAGAGAGAGGCAGGGAGGTGGCCAAAGAGTTGGGAGTGCCGTATTACGAAACCAGTGTTGTCGCTCAATTCGGAGTCAAGGACGTCTTTGATAATGCTATCCGAGCTGCGCTTATCTCACGCCGCCACCTGCAGTTTTGGAAATCTCACCTCAGAAATGTACAGCGGCCTCTACTTCAGGCGCCCTTCCTGCCGCCAAAACCCCCGCCGCCCATAATCACTGTGCCGCCTCCCCCGACGACGACAGAGGAGCACCCAGTTGGTCTACTGGAGGACCCACACTGTGCTGATGTCATTCTCGTGCTGCAGGAACGACAGAAGATCTTTGCACACAAAATATACTTATCAACAGCCTCTTCAAAGTTCTATGACCTCTTTATTATGGACACACAAAATGAGGAGACTGAAAGACCTCCTCGTGGTCCTCTTTCGGGCCGAGAGCTGCTGATGCGTGCTGCTAGTTTCGACGTGTGTGAGAGCAACGACGAAGGGGACAGGGCCAACCTGAGAGCCTGCACCAGTGACGGAACTTTGAAAGACTCACAAGGAGGAAGGCGTGGACGCTTGCTTTCCTCGTGGAGTCGAGCTTTTGTCAGCATCCAGGAGGAGCTTGTGGACGATCCAATCACGTACAGTCCCAGGCCCATGACTGTAGTGCACATGGACCAGTCTATGCAGCTGGGACCTTTCCGAGCAGTGCTTCGCTACCTGTACACAGGACAGCTGGATGAGAATGAGAAGGAACTAATGCACATTGCCCATATTGCTGAGCTGTTGGAGGTCTTTGACCTGCGCATGATGGTGGCGAACATACTCAACAATGAAGCCTTCATGAACCAAGAAATCACCAAAGCCTTCCATGTACGCCGTACAAATAGAGTCAAGGAGTGCTTGGCCAAAGGAACCTTTTCTG ATGTAGTTTTTAAGTTAGATGATGGAACGATCATGGCCCACAAGCCTCTACTCATCTCAAGTTGTGACTGGATGGCAGCTATGTTTGGTGGACCCTTTGTTGAGAGTTGCACCAAAGAG GTGCTGTTCCCTAACACCACTCGCAGCTGTATGAGGGCTGTGCTTGAGTATCTCTATACGGGGCGCTTCTGTTCTCGATCTGACCTGGATGCAATGGAGCTTATTGTTCTTGCCAATCGTCTTTGTCTCCCCCACTTGGTTGCACTCACAG AGCTCTACACAGTAACAGTACTTACAGAAGCTGCCATGATGGGGGCTGACATTGATGGAGATGTGCTGGTCTATCTGGACATGGCCCAG TTTCACGGTGCCCAGCAACTAACTGGCTGGTGCCTTCACCACATCTGCACCAACTACAACAGTGTTTGCCGCAAGTTCCCCAGAGACATGAAGGCTAAATCAACAG AGAACCAAGACTATTTTGAGAAACACCGCTGGCCACCGGTATGGTACCTGAAGGAGGACGATCACTTCCAAAGAGCACGAAAAGAGCGTGACAAGGAGGACTATCTGTACCAGAGGCGCCAGTGTAAACGCAAGTGGCTCTTCTGGAACCTTCCGTCATCCCCTAACTCAAACTCGTCGTCTTCTGGTTCATCTGCTGTCATCTGA